The following proteins come from a genomic window of Vallitaleaceae bacterium 9-2:
- a CDS encoding zinc-binding dehydrogenase: MDTYKVAVLEDEKKIVIHEAQMKKPEKKQVLIRVASCAICTLEQRVYSGVMKKYPFAGGHEAAGIVEAVGEGVKQIKKGDKVAVRLLNSCGECYYCRNGHENQCVVSFIAATQEIAMGPGGLAEYMMIDAENVYKMADELPLSYAALAEPLACCVHSIENGKINLADDVVIVGAGIMGIFHVQLAKLRGARVIVAEVDDNRLEVAKKMGADVIINSSQEDPVERIKQLTDGRGADVVFCTAAIPEVASQSVDMAGKLGRVVFYSSFHPNNPIEINPNKIHSAETIITGSVNPQRKDFLVATKLLSNGLIDVSELISETYTLDNIEEAFHKAIDPYTYRIIVNCNI; this comes from the coding sequence ATGGACACATACAAAGTTGCTGTTTTAGAAGATGAAAAGAAAATAGTTATTCATGAAGCACAAATGAAAAAACCAGAGAAAAAGCAAGTACTCATTCGTGTTGCCTCTTGTGCAATATGTACTTTAGAACAACGCGTGTACTCAGGGGTAATGAAAAAATATCCATTTGCAGGAGGCCACGAAGCAGCAGGGATAGTAGAAGCTGTAGGAGAAGGCGTTAAACAAATAAAAAAAGGCGATAAAGTAGCCGTTCGACTATTAAATTCTTGCGGAGAGTGCTATTACTGTAGAAATGGGCATGAAAATCAATGCGTTGTTTCATTTATTGCTGCAACACAAGAGATTGCCATGGGACCTGGAGGATTAGCGGAATACATGATGATTGATGCAGAAAATGTATATAAGATGGCGGATGAATTGCCATTATCTTATGCTGCTTTAGCGGAACCTCTAGCATGTTGCGTTCACAGTATTGAAAATGGAAAGATTAATCTTGCAGATGATGTGGTCATTGTAGGAGCCGGAATTATGGGGATTTTTCATGTTCAGTTGGCAAAGCTTCGAGGAGCAAGGGTAATTGTTGCAGAGGTTGATGATAATCGCCTTGAAGTTGCAAAAAAAATGGGCGCTGATGTGATTATTAATTCAAGTCAAGAAGACCCTGTTGAGCGAATAAAGCAATTGACAGATGGAAGAGGCGCTGATGTCGTTTTTTGTACAGCGGCAATTCCTGAGGTGGCAAGTCAAAGTGTAGATATGGCAGGCAAATTAGGCAGAGTCGTGTTCTATTCTTCCTTCCATCCCAACAACCCCATTGAAATCAATCCTAATAAGATTCATTCAGCAGAGACAATTATCACAGGTTCTGTTAACCCTCAAAGAAAAGACTTTTTAGTTGCGACCAAACTCTTATCCAATGGGTTAATTGACGTATCAGAATTGATTTCAGAAACATATACATTAGATAACATAGAAGAAGCCTTTCATAAGGCAATTGACCCCTATACATATCGAATTATTGTTAATTGCAACATATGA
- a CDS encoding aldolase, which translates to MKNSMTTHRMNHIFQPDGKAFIMAMDHGANFNVLPAMKDVGKIIRDVASAGADAFLSTVGMADKFSECFLGKGIILRIDGGVSYLGDRKHPMQIVATAEDALRLGADSVITMSFPGSTFENEVLSNLQRVVLDCHKWGLPVTAEALPRGFEPADDSRTPENVTFACRQSVELGADIVKTVYTGDQKSFSELTQSVYAPVVILGGAKKVPERELLQEIKDALEAGASGIAMGRNIWGHENPVGYASAIAKLIHEECSVETALKEMNVKFAT; encoded by the coding sequence ATGAAAAATTCAATGACAACACATAGGATGAACCACATTTTTCAACCGGATGGAAAAGCATTTATAATGGCCATGGATCATGGCGCCAATTTTAATGTACTTCCGGCGATGAAAGATGTTGGAAAAATCATTCGGGATGTGGCTTCAGCAGGAGCCGATGCATTTTTAAGTACTGTCGGAATGGCAGACAAGTTTTCAGAGTGTTTTTTAGGCAAAGGAATTATTTTAAGAATTGATGGAGGGGTTTCGTATCTTGGAGATCGAAAGCATCCGATGCAGATTGTTGCAACGGCTGAAGATGCCCTTCGCTTAGGAGCTGATTCAGTTATTACGATGTCGTTCCCAGGGTCGACTTTTGAAAATGAAGTCCTTAGTAATTTACAAAGGGTCGTGCTTGATTGCCATAAATGGGGGCTACCAGTTACAGCCGAAGCGCTCCCAAGAGGTTTTGAACCGGCAGATGATTCTAGGACACCTGAAAACGTTACCTTTGCTTGTCGCCAAAGTGTTGAACTCGGTGCAGATATTGTCAAAACTGTTTATACAGGAGACCAAAAAAGCTTTTCAGAATTAACTCAAAGTGTATATGCACCGGTCGTTATACTGGGAGGCGCAAAGAAAGTACCGGAAAGAGAGTTGTTACAAGAGATCAAAGATGCCCTAGAAGCTGGAGCTTCAGGAATTGCCATGGGACGTAACATATGGGGGCATGAAAATCCGGTAGGCTATGCATCAGCCATTGCCAAGCTCATTCATGAAGAATGTAGCGTTGAGACCGCTTTAAAAGAAATGAATGTTAAATTTGCTACGTAG
- a CDS encoding DUF3524 domain-containing protein: MNILYIEPFFGGSHKAWYEQLKKHSQHHLDVLSMDAKFWKWRMYGGAVTLAKEFLAYTKPVDLILVSDMLDLTTFLALCRHHIKVPIGMYFHENQFAYPWQDASEDKKKGRDVNYGMMNYLSALASDFIMFNSEYNRRSFLDGICETLGKMPDYPHQTLENLKEKSVIMPVGITPLETVPCPDQTREGPPLILWNHRLEYDKNPDSFFKLLIRLKNEGYLFNLAFLGESNEKALRTYQEPLHQLRDNIVAQGHLSTKAYRQWLRRADLLPVTSIHDFFGISVMEAIAYGVTPLLPRRLSYPELYNDKKNSSLFYTSEEELYTKMIDSIIHIDTLRKESYAHLTKSYWWTCLAKVYDDYFTDVSASYAPLIF, translated from the coding sequence ATGAACATTTTATATATTGAACCTTTTTTCGGCGGTTCGCATAAAGCATGGTATGAACAACTTAAAAAACACTCACAGCATCACTTAGATGTGTTGTCAATGGACGCCAAATTTTGGAAATGGAGAATGTATGGAGGCGCTGTTACTTTAGCCAAAGAGTTTTTGGCTTATACCAAACCTGTTGACTTGATTTTAGTCTCTGACATGCTTGACTTGACCACGTTTCTTGCTTTATGTCGCCATCATATCAAGGTTCCTATTGGTATGTACTTCCATGAAAATCAATTTGCCTATCCTTGGCAAGACGCCAGCGAAGATAAAAAAAAAGGGCGTGATGTCAACTACGGTATGATGAACTATCTTTCTGCCCTCGCTTCCGACTTTATCATGTTCAACTCCGAGTATAATCGCCGCTCTTTTTTGGATGGTATCTGTGAGACCTTAGGGAAGATGCCTGATTATCCACATCAGACGCTAGAGAATTTAAAAGAAAAGTCAGTTATCATGCCTGTCGGCATTACACCTTTAGAAACGGTCCCTTGTCCTGACCAAACTAGGGAGGGTCCTCCGCTTATTCTATGGAATCACCGGCTAGAATACGATAAAAATCCGGATAGTTTTTTTAAGCTCTTAATTCGACTAAAAAATGAAGGCTATCTTTTTAACCTTGCTTTTTTAGGTGAATCCAATGAAAAAGCTTTGCGCACATATCAAGAGCCATTACATCAACTACGCGATAATATAGTGGCTCAAGGTCACCTTAGCACTAAGGCTTATCGGCAGTGGCTCCGACGCGCCGATCTACTTCCTGTCACTTCAATTCACGATTTTTTTGGCATTAGCGTTATGGAAGCTATCGCCTATGGGGTCACCCCACTTTTGCCTAGACGTTTAAGCTATCCCGAGCTTTATAACGACAAAAAAAATTCTTCACTCTTTTATACTTCAGAGGAAGAATTATATACAAAAATGATTGATTCAATTATACACATCGATACCTTACGCAAGGAAAGTTATGCACATTTAACCAAATCTTATTGGTGGACTTGCCTTGCAAAGGTATATGATGATTATTTTACTGATGTATCCGCTTCATATGCGCCTTTAATTTTTTGA
- a CDS encoding ClbS/DfsB family four-helix bundle protein yields the protein MRATTKKELMDSAKTNYEQLNTLIDTMSDEALLTPFDFSKDEKKKEAHWKRDKNLRDIYIHLFEWHQLLLVWVQANVKGEAQAFLPAPYNWRTYGKMNIEFWERHQKTALESAKSMYEQSHAQVIDLADTFSNDELFSKGVFDWVGQSTLGSYFVSATSSHYNWAIKKLKAHMKRIHQ from the coding sequence ATGAGAGCGACAACGAAAAAAGAATTAATGGATAGTGCAAAAACCAATTATGAACAATTAAATACGCTCATTGATACAATGTCAGACGAAGCCCTCTTGACACCTTTTGATTTTTCGAAAGATGAAAAGAAAAAAGAGGCGCATTGGAAACGGGATAAGAATCTTAGAGATATTTATATACATTTATTTGAATGGCATCAGTTACTCTTAGTCTGGGTTCAGGCGAATGTAAAAGGTGAGGCGCAAGCTTTTTTGCCGGCGCCATATAATTGGAGAACCTATGGTAAAATGAATATAGAGTTTTGGGAGCGTCATCAAAAGACCGCACTTGAATCGGCCAAATCCATGTATGAACAATCACATGCACAAGTTATTGATTTAGCCGACACGTTTTCAAATGACGAACTGTTTTCTAAAGGTGTCTTTGACTGGGTTGGTCAAAGTACATTGGGGTCTTATTTTGTTAGTGCGACATCAAGTCACTATAACTGGGCAATCAAAAAATTAAAGGCGCATATGAAGCGGATACATCAGTAA
- a CDS encoding GyrI-like domain-containing protein, with product MKYEIVNLEEKKVVGVSALTSNSDPKMHETIASLWEKLYQQGVYETINNKINTHAIGLYSDYSKEQYCVTAGIEVSKVGNEELTVKTIPAGKYAKFSIHGHMVEAVQKAWSEIWAMELERSFTGDFEEYLNADWENADIDIYIALKG from the coding sequence ATGAAGTATGAAATTGTAAATCTTGAGGAAAAAAAAGTTGTGGGCGTTAGTGCGCTAACAAGCAATAGCGATCCAAAAATGCACGAAACGATTGCAAGTCTTTGGGAAAAGCTGTATCAGCAAGGTGTTTATGAAACTATTAACAATAAAATCAATACGCATGCCATTGGTTTATATTCAGATTATTCAAAAGAACAATATTGTGTCACTGCAGGTATTGAAGTATCAAAAGTAGGGAATGAAGAGTTAACAGTAAAAACGATTCCGGCAGGTAAATATGCCAAGTTTTCAATCCATGGGCATATGGTGGAAGCGGTACAAAAAGCTTGGAGCGAAATATGGGCTATGGAATTAGAACGAAGCTTTACAGGAGATTTTGAAGAATATCTTAACGCAGATTGGGAAAATGCAGATATTGATATTTATATTGCATTAAAAGGATAA
- a CDS encoding YafY family protein, translating to MQINRLFEIVYILLDKETVTSKELARRFEVSTRTIFRDVETLSAVGIPIYMKKGRGGGISLLPNYILNKAVITNDEKDEIVSSLKALKTIDFSSKADTLSKLDSLFGESDTDWIEVDFSTWSNATNEAEVFHLLKEAILKKQVIGFSYASAKKQTISREVEPLKLCFKGGAWYLYGYCRLREDNRFFKLRRVRDLKVKPEHFKRKTPSQIFSKQEVFEEEFVTLVLKLSKKMAYRVFDEFEEYEEQSDGSYLVKIKYPKGEWIFQYIISFGHYCEVIEPKFIRQEIQKEFKKIMQLYT from the coding sequence ATGCAAATTAATCGATTGTTTGAAATTGTATATATATTGCTTGATAAAGAGACGGTAACGTCTAAAGAGCTTGCCAGACGTTTTGAGGTGTCGACACGAACGATTTTTCGTGATGTTGAGACCTTGTCAGCAGTTGGAATCCCTATTTATATGAAAAAAGGGCGAGGAGGAGGCATCTCGTTACTTCCGAATTATATTTTGAATAAAGCTGTTATCACAAATGATGAAAAAGACGAGATTGTGTCTTCTCTAAAAGCGCTTAAGACAATTGATTTTAGTTCAAAAGCAGATACCTTAAGTAAGTTGGACAGCCTATTTGGAGAGTCGGATACGGACTGGATAGAAGTGGATTTTTCAACATGGTCTAATGCAACAAATGAAGCAGAAGTTTTTCACTTGCTTAAAGAGGCTATTTTAAAAAAACAAGTTATCGGATTTTCCTATGCCAGTGCAAAAAAACAGACGATTTCTCGAGAAGTAGAACCCTTAAAACTTTGTTTTAAAGGTGGTGCTTGGTACCTTTATGGATATTGCCGTTTACGAGAAGATAATCGTTTTTTTAAGCTTCGGCGTGTACGTGACTTGAAGGTTAAGCCGGAGCATTTTAAGCGAAAAACACCATCACAGATTTTTTCAAAACAAGAAGTATTTGAAGAGGAGTTTGTGACCCTTGTGTTGAAGTTATCAAAAAAAATGGCGTATCGGGTGTTTGATGAATTTGAAGAATATGAAGAACAAAGTGATGGCAGTTACCTTGTAAAAATTAAGTATCCTAAGGGCGAATGGATTTTTCAGTATATTATCTCCTTTGGACATTATTGCGAAGTGATAGAACCTAAGTTCATTCGACAAGAGATACAAAAAGAATTTAAAAAAATAATGCAACTTTATACATAA
- the yaaA gene encoding peroxide stress protein YaaA produces MRVIISPAKKMNNSSDMEYTSLPMFIQEAEAIFETLKTKNYTELKKIWKCNDKIATQNSERLMHTHIHKNLIPALLAYEGLQYQYMKPSIFTHEQWAYVNKHVRILSGLYGVLRPLDGIVPYRLEMQAKLEVQGKKDLYAFWGERIYEAIYQETDLVIDLASNEYSQCVRQSLKPGEQYVQCVFAVRVQETLKVKATWAKMARGEMIRYMAENNCQSLDQLKGFSGMGYVYNEEASDKEHLVFVKET; encoded by the coding sequence ATGCGTGTCATTATATCACCTGCAAAGAAGATGAATAACAGTAGCGACATGGAATATACATCGTTGCCCATGTTTATTCAGGAGGCAGAAGCAATTTTTGAAACATTAAAAACGAAAAATTATACAGAGCTTAAAAAAATCTGGAAATGCAACGATAAAATAGCCACACAAAACAGTGAGCGCTTGATGCATACCCATATTCATAAAAATCTGATACCGGCGTTGCTAGCCTATGAAGGACTTCAATACCAATACATGAAACCGAGTATATTTACCCATGAACAGTGGGCATATGTGAATAAGCATGTGCGGATTTTAAGTGGGTTATATGGCGTTCTTAGACCCTTGGATGGTATTGTTCCTTATCGACTTGAGATGCAGGCAAAGTTGGAAGTTCAAGGAAAAAAGGACCTATATGCTTTTTGGGGTGAGCGTATCTATGAGGCGATTTATCAAGAGACGGACCTGGTTATTGATTTGGCATCGAATGAATATAGCCAATGTGTCCGTCAAAGCTTAAAACCTGGTGAACAATACGTACAGTGCGTCTTTGCAGTTAGAGTTCAAGAGACATTAAAAGTAAAAGCAACATGGGCGAAGATGGCTAGGGGCGAGATGATTCGCTATATGGCAGAAAATAACTGTCAAAGCCTTGATCAACTTAAAGGCTTTTCGGGGATGGGCTATGTGTATAATGAAGAAGCTTCAGATAAAGAGCATCTTGTTTTTGTAAAAGAGACGTAA
- the uxaC gene encoding glucuronate isomerase: MKKFLDENFMLKNPTAVKLYHEYAKDMPIIDYHCHLSPKEIAEDKTYKNITEIWLGGDHYKWRVMRSFGITEDFITGEQDDYLKFKAFAKAVPYTIGNPMYHWTHLELQRYFGIDTLLCEDSADEIWEKCNTLLNQEDFSARQLIKRSNVDVICTTDDPIDTLEYHKQLAKDSSFETKVYPTYRPDKSFNIANETFIPWIKSLEAVVGYELDSIQKLLKALEERIDYFHEVGCRLSDHALDTIEYNTPYVEGTTKIDYTLADQVYKKGLVGDKLSEEEVAIHKGIVLNFLGKAYAKRGWTMQIHIGALRNNNRRMHKALGPDTGFDSVHDSTFAPALSALLNDLDTTDELPKTILYVLNPRDNYVIGTMIGNFQGGGTKGKIQFGSGWWFCDQKEGMQDQMSALASLGLLSAFVGMLTDSRSFLSYTRHEYFRRILCNYIGELVEDGEYPNDEKFLGQIVQDISYNNAKAYFGL, translated from the coding sequence ATGAAAAAATTCTTAGATGAAAACTTTATGTTGAAAAATCCTACAGCGGTGAAGTTGTATCATGAGTATGCAAAGGATATGCCGATTATTGACTATCATTGTCACCTATCTCCCAAAGAGATTGCAGAGGATAAGACGTATAAGAATATTACAGAAATCTGGCTTGGTGGAGACCATTACAAATGGCGTGTAATGCGTAGCTTTGGAATTACAGAAGATTTTATCACGGGTGAACAAGACGATTATCTAAAGTTTAAAGCGTTTGCAAAAGCGGTTCCATATACTATTGGAAATCCTATGTATCACTGGACCCATTTAGAATTGCAACGTTATTTTGGAATTGATACTTTGCTTTGTGAAGACAGTGCGGATGAAATCTGGGAAAAGTGTAATACGCTGTTAAATCAAGAAGACTTTAGCGCTCGTCAATTGATTAAGCGCTCGAATGTGGATGTGATTTGTACGACAGATGACCCGATTGACACACTTGAATATCACAAGCAATTAGCAAAAGATTCATCCTTTGAAACAAAAGTCTACCCGACATATCGTCCGGACAAGAGCTTTAATATTGCTAATGAGACATTCATTCCTTGGATTAAAAGTTTGGAAGCGGTTGTGGGCTATGAACTTGACAGTATCCAAAAATTGTTAAAAGCATTAGAAGAACGTATCGATTATTTCCATGAAGTGGGATGCCGATTATCTGACCATGCACTAGATACGATTGAGTACAACACACCTTATGTAGAAGGAACAACAAAGATTGATTATACATTAGCAGACCAAGTATACAAAAAAGGATTAGTTGGCGACAAATTATCCGAAGAAGAAGTGGCAATACATAAAGGAATCGTATTAAACTTCTTAGGCAAAGCGTATGCTAAGCGTGGTTGGACAATGCAGATTCATATCGGAGCGCTTCGTAATAACAACCGACGTATGCATAAGGCATTGGGACCAGATACCGGATTTGACTCGGTTCATGATTCAACATTTGCCCCTGCTTTATCCGCATTGTTAAATGACTTAGATACTACAGATGAATTGCCAAAGACAATTCTTTATGTGCTTAATCCTCGCGATAACTATGTTATCGGTACGATGATCGGAAACTTCCAAGGTGGAGGAACAAAAGGCAAGATTCAATTTGGCTCCGGATGGTGGTTCTGTGACCAAAAAGAAGGTATGCAAGATCAAATGAGCGCATTGGCAAGTCTTGGTTTACTGAGTGCTTTTGTTGGCATGCTTACCGACTCAAGAAGTTTCTTGTCCTATACACGTCATGAATACTTTAGACGTATCCTTTGTAACTACATAGGCGAATTGGTTGAAGATGGAGAATATCCAAACGACGAAAAATTCTTAGGTCAGATTGTGCAAGACATTAGTTACAATAATGCAAAAGCATACTTTGGTTTATAA
- a CDS encoding altronate dehydratase family protein gives MKNFIQIHGNDNVIIVLEDVVIGESIEHQAIQVTFKDDVKSGHKVALKPIKEGEPIIKYGMPIGKATKAIAVGEHVHTHNVKTQLDDVLEYKYEPHFQDFSTLEKQREVNVYVRPNGEIGIRNELWVIPTVGCVNGVSNQIIQVFKERMLDQGVRIKDLENIDGIFAFGHNYGCSQMGDDHINTRKTLQNIVKHPNAGGVLVVGLGCENNQIDAFERTLGDYNKERVSFLISQEVDDEIEAGVELLTQLFEKMRMDKREPQPISKLRIGLECGGSDGLSGITANPLIGMFSDYLIHHGGTTVLTEVPEMFGAETILMNRCKDEATFEKTVELVNDFKNYYKRHDQVIYENPSPGNKNGGITTLEDKSLGCTQKAGSSQVIDVLKHTERISKHGLNLLSAPGNDAVATTALGMSGCQMVLFSTGRGTPFGGFIPTMKIATNSRLANLKPNWIDFNAGRLVDGETMDALLHDFIEQIIATANGQYVRQEVNNYREIAIFKSGVTL, from the coding sequence GTGAAGAATTTCATACAAATTCATGGTAATGATAATGTGATTATTGTCTTGGAAGATGTAGTTATAGGTGAATCCATAGAACACCAAGCAATACAAGTAACCTTTAAAGATGATGTGAAAAGTGGACATAAAGTTGCTTTGAAGCCGATAAAAGAAGGCGAGCCGATTATAAAATACGGTATGCCTATAGGAAAAGCAACCAAGGCGATAGCTGTGGGTGAACACGTACATACCCATAATGTAAAAACACAGTTGGATGATGTGTTAGAATATAAATATGAACCACATTTTCAAGATTTCTCAACCTTAGAAAAACAACGTGAAGTTAACGTATACGTACGTCCAAATGGAGAGATAGGTATTCGTAACGAACTATGGGTCATTCCGACGGTGGGTTGCGTTAATGGAGTTAGCAACCAGATTATTCAAGTATTTAAAGAGCGTATGCTTGACCAAGGTGTTCGCATTAAAGACTTGGAAAATATTGATGGCATCTTTGCATTCGGTCATAATTACGGATGCTCTCAAATGGGTGATGATCACATCAACACACGAAAAACACTACAAAATATTGTTAAGCATCCCAATGCCGGAGGAGTCCTTGTAGTAGGCTTAGGATGTGAGAACAATCAGATTGATGCATTTGAGCGTACACTGGGTGACTACAATAAAGAGCGGGTGAGCTTTTTGATATCTCAAGAAGTGGATGATGAGATTGAAGCCGGAGTGGAACTGTTAACCCAACTGTTTGAAAAAATGCGTATGGACAAGCGAGAACCTCAACCTATCAGTAAATTGCGCATCGGACTTGAGTGTGGAGGATCAGATGGTCTTAGCGGTATTACCGCCAATCCACTGATTGGAATGTTTTCAGATTATCTTATTCATCATGGGGGCACAACGGTGCTTACCGAAGTGCCGGAGATGTTTGGTGCAGAGACTATTTTGATGAATCGGTGTAAAGATGAAGCCACATTTGAAAAAACGGTGGAGCTGGTGAATGACTTTAAGAATTACTATAAACGTCACGATCAAGTTATCTATGAGAATCCATCACCAGGGAATAAAAATGGTGGAATTACAACCCTTGAAGATAAGTCGCTAGGTTGTACGCAAAAGGCAGGAAGTAGTCAAGTCATAGATGTCCTAAAGCATACAGAGCGTATTTCTAAGCATGGATTAAACCTTTTAAGTGCACCGGGCAATGATGCAGTTGCAACAACTGCCCTTGGTATGAGTGGGTGTCAGATGGTTCTTTTCTCTACAGGTAGAGGAACACCTTTTGGTGGATTTATTCCAACGATGAAGATTGCAACGAACTCGCGGTTGGCAAACCTTAAACCTAACTGGATTGATTTTAATGCAGGACGTTTAGTAGATGGTGAGACAATGGATGCACTGCTGCATGACTTTATTGAGCAAATCATTGCAACTGCCAATGGACAATATGTGCGTCAAGAGGTGAATAATTATCGTGAAATCGCGATATTTAAATCAGGCGTAACCCTATAA
- a CDS encoding tagaturonate reductase, with amino-acid sequence MAKRPIKVIQFGEGNFLRAFVDWMIQKMNDEGDYNGGIAIVQPLENGLIDMLADQDYTYTHYMRGIKNGEAVSEHYKNDSIETAINPYKDFGSYLNLAHIDTARVIVSNTTEAGITFNEADTMDQDADVSFPAKLTRLLLERYTTYNGAADKGFIILPCELIDKNADYLKKYVLQYIDLWNLDDSFKTWVEEANTFCNTLVDRIVPGYPRERIEEIWEELGYKDNLVVESEQFNLWVIEGDKSIRDEFPANQEGCNAIFVDDVTPYKMRKVRILNGAHTTLVPVAYLYGARTVRESVEDTVLNTFLTKAIYEEIIPTLTLSSEELETFAKEVIERFKNPFIKHYLMSISLNSMSKYKTRVLPSVLGYLDKNKQLPKRTVFALAAYIVFYRGTFNGETIETNDNQDILDLYAELWKDFDGSKEAITRIVQGVLGYESNWDGDLNTIANMTNQVADYVELILNEGMEAAIKAINEVK; translated from the coding sequence ATGGCAAAGCGACCGATTAAAGTAATTCAATTTGGAGAAGGAAATTTTTTACGAGCGTTTGTGGACTGGATGATTCAAAAAATGAATGATGAAGGCGATTATAACGGAGGCATCGCAATTGTTCAACCCCTTGAAAACGGACTTATTGATATGCTTGCTGATCAAGATTATACGTATACACATTATATGCGTGGAATTAAAAATGGAGAAGCGGTGAGTGAACATTATAAAAACGATTCGATTGAGACAGCGATTAATCCATATAAAGATTTTGGTAGTTATTTAAATCTAGCACACATTGATACAGCACGTGTGATTGTATCTAATACGACAGAAGCAGGTATTACTTTTAATGAAGCAGATACAATGGACCAAGACGCGGATGTATCCTTTCCGGCAAAACTTACTCGTCTACTTCTAGAACGTTATACAACGTATAACGGAGCGGCAGATAAAGGGTTTATCATTCTTCCGTGTGAACTTATTGACAAGAATGCGGACTATCTAAAAAAATATGTACTTCAATATATTGACTTATGGAATTTAGATGATTCCTTTAAAACATGGGTTGAAGAGGCGAATACATTTTGTAATACACTCGTTGACCGTATTGTTCCAGGATATCCAAGAGAACGCATAGAAGAAATATGGGAAGAACTTGGATACAAAGACAACCTAGTGGTTGAAAGCGAGCAGTTTAACCTATGGGTCATTGAAGGCGACAAGAGTATTCGGGATGAATTTCCTGCCAATCAAGAAGGTTGTAACGCAATTTTTGTGGATGATGTTACACCGTATAAAATGCGTAAAGTGCGTATTTTAAATGGAGCACATACGACCCTTGTTCCGGTAGCATACCTATATGGTGCACGAACAGTACGTGAATCTGTCGAAGACACAGTGTTAAATACATTTTTGACAAAAGCAATCTATGAAGAGATTATTCCAACATTAACGCTGTCTTCAGAAGAGTTGGAAACGTTTGCCAAAGAAGTCATTGAGCGATTTAAAAATCCATTTATCAAACATTATCTGATGAGTATATCGCTAAACAGTATGTCAAAATATAAGACGCGTGTGCTTCCATCAGTTTTAGGATACCTAGATAAGAATAAACAGTTGCCTAAACGAACAGTCTTTGCTTTGGCAGCATATATTGTCTTCTATCGAGGAACATTTAATGGAGAGACCATTGAAACCAATGACAATCAAGATATCTTAGACCTGTACGCAGAACTTTGGAAAGATTTTGATGGCTCAAAAGAAGCCATTACACGTATTGTACAAGGAGTTCTTGGCTATGAAAGCAACTGGGATGGTGACCTTAATACAATCGCAAACATGACAAACCAGGTTGCAGATTATGTTGAATTGATATTAAACGAAGGAATGGAAGCTGCCATCAAAGCGATAAATGAGGTGAAATAG